A single Vigna radiata var. radiata cultivar VC1973A chromosome 8, Vradiata_ver6, whole genome shotgun sequence DNA region contains:
- the LOC106771378 gene encoding protein LYK5-like, giving the protein MCKSRKSTAAAQPESRRSTNSNRSMTNSPRPHRTQTLTSSSSNYDTSTSEVPVTESRSYVFENNNTNTNDLLEWSKTSSISSRASLSSLKDTLPESPNIYHFSEISAATANFSAPRLSSSSWRCLIRHRDVVVSRRNFRQQIDLLELSRRLAIICRSHHSSLVKLLGASVSGGVIFLVYEFVPGASLADCLRNRRNPSHTDLVTWTSRMQIASDIAHGLDYIHNFSGSDSGSGSGSGFVHNHIKSSSIVITEDDLRAKICHFGSSHLCGEAVAGTGEESGARRVRIEGTRGYMAPEFQVSGVATKKSDVYAFGVVVLELLSGEEAVKFKFNDDGSYQRTNVVDTARIAAGEYGGVRKWVDRRLRDSFPLSVAERMIRVGLECVGNDPNERPDMGRVSIEVSKLYLESKDWDQKMGTDIDLTVSLAPR; this is encoded by the coding sequence ATGTGCAAATCCAGAAAGAGCACCGCTGCGGCACAACCAGAAAGCAGACGAAGCACAAACTCAAATAGAAGCATGACCAATTCCCCTCGTCCTCACCGGACGCAAACCCTAACATCGTCATCGTCGAACTACGATACCTCCACGAGCGAAGTCCCCGTCACAGAATCAAGAAGCTACGTATTCGAaaacaacaacaccaacaccAACGACTTATTAGAATGGTCAAAAACCTCTTCCATCTCAAGCCGCGCCTCTCTCTCAAGCCTTAAAGACACGCTCCCTGAAAGCCCTAACATCTACCACTTTTCAGAGATTTCCGCCGCCACCGCCAACTTCTCCGCCCCTCGCCTCTCTTCCTCCTCCTGGCGCTGCTTAATCCGCCACCGTGACGTTGTTGTCTCTCGCCGCAACTTCCGCCAACAAATCGACCTCCTGGAGCTCAGCCGCCGCCTCGCCATCATCTGCCGGAGTCACCACAGCAGCCTCGTCAAGCTCCTCGGCGCCTCCGTCTCCGGCGGCGTCATCTTTCTCGTTTACGAATTTGTCCCCGGCGCCAGCCTCGCCGATTGCCTCCGTAACCGCCGGAACCCTAGCCACACCGATCTCGTCACGTGGACCTCTAGGATGCAGATCGCCTCCGACATCGCGCATGGCCTCGATTACATCCACAATTTCTCCGGTTCAGACTCCGGTTCGGGATCCGGTTCTGGTTTCGTTCATAATCACATCAAGAGTTCCAGCATTGTTATCACGGAGGATGATTTGCGCGCGAAAATATGCCACTTCGGCTCGTCGCATCTCTGCGGCGAGGCGGTCGCTGGAACCGGTGAGGAATCCGGTGCGCGGAGGGTGAGGATCGAGGGGACGAGAGGGTACATGGCGCCGGAATTTCAGGTCAGCGGCGTAGCGACGAAGAAGAGCGACGTGTACGCGTTCGGCGTGGTGGTTTTGGAGCTGCTGAGCGGGGAAGAGGCggtgaaattcaaattcaacgACGACGGCAGTTATCAGAGGACGAACGTGGTGGATACGGCGAGAATTGCGGCGGGGGAATATGGCGGTGTAAGGAAGTGGGTGGATAGGAGGCTGAGGGATTCTTTTCCGTTGAGTGTGGCGGAGAGGATGATTCGGGTCGGACTAGAGTGTGTCGGGAATGACCCGAATGAGAGACCCGACATGGGTCGGGTCTCGATTGAGGTGTCAAAGTTGTACCTGGAGTCGAAGGACTGGGATCAGAAAATGGGAACCGATATTGACTTGACGGTCTCGTTGGCCCCACGGTGA